TCAAGAAGTTACCTTGAAAGTTTTGAAAGTAAGATTCATCAAAACTAAGATGGGGGTTCGTAGAACATGCTTTAAGCCAAGGCTTTGACAACACACTGGTTTGAGCCGCAGTTTTTGTGGAGAGACGAGAGAGTATTTGGTGGAGGATTTCTATTGGTAACTCTGAAGTTCTATCCATGGCACTGAGGTTTTGTTCCTCTATGTCATGTTCAAGGTTCCAGTTAGTATCCAAAGAAGAGAATATCTGAACCAAATGGAGTCTAGTCCATAATTATAGGTTCTCTCTAGTGTCGAATGACGGAGTCTTTTGACGAATTCTATTTACGCCACAATTTAGCGGAACAGATGAGTACAACTCTTAAAAACAACATTTAACGAAATGGAAAACCAAAGACttaattaatatttaaataacTTTATTTGCTTGAAAAGGAAAGAACTGGTCTAATAAAATGAAAATTACAAAATAGAAAGTGGCCAGTTTCCTTAAGAGATCGAGTACcatttacttaattaaattgtGGGGAAAGAAATCTTGTGAAAAACTTTTTTTGTGGAAATTTTGGGAACACTTTCTCTTTCAAGTTAAAACAAATGAAGGAAAGTTTTCAGGCATTTTCCTTTCCAGTCAACCAAATGAAActacaagaaataaataaataaataaataatcaacgGTATCAATTGATATAAATTTTATTGTATATactttatatattaaattttcttgactttttcgtgcgtttaatttttatattttaactcTATTTATTAAAAATCCTAGCTTGCCACAGCATATGATGACATTTGGAGCAAAGATGATCCAAATGCTGTTGGTCTTCTACATAACTGCATCGTGAAAAAGCAACTAAACTAGCAGTGGTGATCGAAAAATGTGCAGTCAGCCATATTTACCTTGAGAAACTCCAATTCGTGTATCACAACGCATAAACTTTTATGTAAATGTCAATGATTCTGACTTGTCGATGCCACATTCAGACAATATTTTTAAGCAACAGAATCCGAAATGTACAACTTTCTATTACTGCTTTATGTTGTTGGAGTTAAATATTTAGAAAAAAATTTGAAAGTAAAAATAAAACCAAATTAAACCATGAACACCACCCTTACCAACTAGATCGGTTCAAAACAATGGAACATGTatagaatatttcaaaaatcaaaataatCAGCTCAGACAGAAAATAGAGTTAATTCCGAAAACTCATACCAACAGGCCAACAATCTATTCAGAACAAAAAGACAACCCAAACTCGATTTGGACAAGCACTAACAGAAATATTAGTCAAAAACTAATAATAGCAGGATTATTCAAAAACTTATTTCCCAACTTGTCTAAAACAAGTTTCCAAAACAAATCCAAAAGTTAAACAAGCTAAGCTATTTCTGCAAACAGTCGCCGTATTGCCCAGTTCATCAAACAAATCAATGCGCCCAAAAGGCATGGGTTTAAGGATCAGAATGAGCCATTCCATGTCTCGAGCTACTTCTTACTTGATATTTATTTAGGAAAACGGGATGCATCTCAATAAAAAGTACTCAATTCAATGTATTAATTCAAGCGCAACTGGCATAACTTTGATCCTGCAGTAAACAAAATGCTTGCAACGCCATCAGAGGATTTATAGTAACTACTATAACCCTCCAAATGGCAAGACGAGTAAATTTCAGTGCAAACATTACAAAATACCTAAAAGACTTCTTTGCAAGTGTTCAACTCCGCATACTAAAGAGAAGCATAAAACATATAGGAACTGGCAAGTagataatttatctcttcttggAGACACCAACAGTCTTCCCCCTGCGGCCAGTGGTCTTTGTGTGCTGACCACGTACACGAAGGCCCCAGTAGTGACGCAACCCACGGTGATTCCTGTGAGCAAGAGACATAATAAATATAAGACATAAAACACAACTCACAGAGCGACTACTTGTATAGCTAAGGAGTTAATAGCAAAAGCATGGCCTGATAAGACACCTGATCTTCTTCAGCCGTTCCAGATCATCCCTGAGTTTCATGTCAAGTGCATTAGATGTAACTTGAGAAAACTTGCCATCCTTGTAATCCTTCTGCCTGTTCAAAAACCAATCTGGGATTTTGAATTGGCGAGGATTAGCCACAACCACCATCAAGCTGTCAAGCTCTGCAGAAGAGAGTTCTCCGGCCCTACAGGAGATAGAGCAGACAGAAATTCAGATAACCTTGCAACAAGCTATATATGGCTCGAAAAGATCATATGGAACACTAAGCTCTTAACACAACACCTACTGCTACATAATCACTTGGTGGCTTAAGTTCTTTCTTGTCAGAACACTATAAACAGAGATGCTTTTAATTATGTAAGCCTGGAAATTTCCATGGTACAGAGCAAGGCAATATCATGCACGGTACACCGACACCAAGATTTCAGTACagggaaaagaaaaaaattatttgataGTAATTTTGGCAATCTGCGGATCCATTCATTGTAAATATAAAACTGTTTGTCAGCAAGAAAGATGATAAAAGACTCCACAAAAATCTTCCAAGAAAGAACTAACACTGTTTTTCCTCTTACTCAGCACACAACAATGCATGGAAGATGTTGCTCAGCAAGACGTGTTGTCAAAGGTGAAAATCCAAGAACCAAGTATATGTTGAGACTTTAAATAAAAGCACAATTAAAGTGGACACCTATTGAGGAGAGATGGCACAAAGAAAAGGATCATACATGTAACGCAAGGAAAAACCAATGAACACAAATACCATTTACCTGAAACAAGAAACTGAAGAAACTATAATTAAGCAAAATAGAACAAGTAAAAACAGCAGACTATACCAGGTAAAATGATGTCAGTCAAGTTTAACGAACCACTTTAAATATTTCATTCAGATGTCATTATGCCATACTCTTATCCAGATTATATGAGTTTTCTTAAGCAAGGAGAGTGAAACCCCCAACCTGCATTACTTCAAAAATGCAGTCGGTGGGTCCATTCCCCTGAAAATTGGAGAATGTCACTACTTTGAGGATAGCTTTCTCTTCGAAAAGCTTAGCAGCAAGCAGCTTCCAGTAGCCAAGTATTCCTACGCAGAAGTGCACAAGACCCTACCCAGAACAGTCTCCCTCCTAAACTCCAGCTTGAATATACAAAAACAATCACCCCCCATAGACCAAGCTCAGTCAGTCACAATTGTTTACATTTCCAAAGTATTTTCTTCAATCTATTTTTCATTTCAATTGATACTTAAATAAATAACAGTCTATATTAGAAAAAATAACAAACACCAAAGCTCTATACTAACAACCATTGGTCCCTCTACAATTTCTTTGTCTCTCCTACTAAGCCACAATCCTAAACTAGCTGGAGTTAACTTTATAAATGAATTAAACACTTTTAGCTATATCAATTTTAATTGACTACCTCTTAATTAGCAATTTTAATTTTTTCCTTCAATGTGCTACCACTGTTTCCACGTCTTCCAGCTGAAAAATTAAAACGCAACAAAGTTTGACAGCAAATGCTACATCTAAGTAAAAAATATAGTATAATAAACTACAGAACAGCTACGTAATAAAAATGTGCAATAATGAAAACATCTATTCGGAtctagataataataataataataataataactatgataaagaAAAAAGGGAAAATGGAAAAACTAACCTCTTGTTCATGTCGATATCGGCTTTTTTGCAAGCAATGTTAGCAAAACGGCGACCGATACCTTTGATAGAGGTCATAGCGAACATGATCTTCTGCTTTCCATCAACGTTCGTGTTTTGCACACGAAGAATGTGCTGAAACTCTTCGTTTGCAACCAGCGActatttttgttattattgaaccaccaaaacaaacaaaattaaaaCAGAATCAGTAAGCAAAGAAATCAACAGTGCACTTCACTAGAGAGAGTAGGAATTGTTTTGTTAGATCATACCATGGCTAGGGTTTCACTGCTTTGGGCACAGTGCGGCTGCTTTAGTTTGAAAGAGATGCCAAGCTCCAAAGAAAACCCTAGATACGGAAGAAAAAAAATTGCTTTGATACGATACATATATATTTAAAGGATAAGGGTAATTTTGTAATTAGACATTCTCCTGTTAATTAGAAACTCTCTTAATTAACACTAAAATGATGTCTAATACTTGGCCAAACTTCTCCCATGCCAAAagactttttaaaaaatattacattatttttcaaagttgaaatatttgacaCGCTTttataagaagaaaaaaaggtgATTTTGAGTAGGAGCAAAGCATTTTTGAAGAAACagaaaaaagttatttttctccaaaaatatttttgaaaaaaatatacttagaaaatTTTTTAAAAGGTTAGCCAAACAATAATTGTTGCTCATAAGTCTTTTCATACCGTGTCATGTTTGATCACCTCTGCCTAAAATTTCTGACTACTACGCCCTCTCCTTAAACTTGCGAGCCATAGTCAATCTCTCACACCTCGCACAAGCATTTGTGCTTCTCATTTTCACGTGCCCGAATCATCTCAGTCTaccttcccgcatcttgtctaccatacaagtgtaacgacccggccgatcgttttgagtattataacctcgttccctcatttactgctcaatttatattttatagttgttttatgacttaccggggttagtgggttcgggtacggaaggaattcggagtgaaatgagacccttagtcttataattaaaaatttaagttagaaaagtggaccggatatgaacctatgtgtaaacgatctcggatttgaattttgatgattccaatagctctgtatggtgatttgggGCTTAGGAGCATtttcgaaatattatttggaggtccgtggtggaattaggcttcaaatgccaaaagttgaattttttggaagtttgaccgggggttgactttttgataacggggtcgaaatctgattgtgaaaatttgagtacctccgttatgtcatttatgacttgtgcgcaaaatttgaggtaaatcggacgtgatttggtaggttccggagtcgtttgtataaattagaaatttcaaagttcattgagattgaattggggtgtaatttatggttttagcgttgtttgaggtgatttgagggttcgactaagccgtatgatgttttaggacttgtttgtatgtttggttgaggttccgaggggctcgggtaagttttggatggttaacggatcatttttggccttagTGAGATTGCTAAtatttgttgctgcatttttctgattttctctttcgcgttcgcgagtgggacttcgcgttcgcgaaaagtgttttctaagtgtgaagttttgttcttcgcgtccgcgaaggggaggacgcgaacgcgaaggtatggtctgtatgtgcatcgcgaacgtgtgtgaggtgtcgcgttcgcgaaggagtaGGGCTATTGGGGACCCTCGGGTCCTTATTCTACGTGTTCGCGAGGTggcggtcgcattcgcgaagggtaagatttgcaaagcttcacgttcgcgaagggttaaatttgtgggcagtcgagttgtgcttcgcgaacgcgagggacctatcgcgttcgcgaataagagaggtctggacagagagtttaagttatgaaaatgggaattttttgacggatttgagctcgggaagagacgGTTTTCAAGaggttttcaaggaaaacaacaaggtaagtgttcttaactgaaatattggttaaattactcgaattcatgattatttttatcatttaattggcgaattaagttggaaaagtttgaaaaccctcttagtttaaattgaagatttgagggtcgagttggggtcggattttgataaatttggtatggttagactcgtggttaaatgggctttcagattttgtaacttttgtcgagtgcCGAGTCGTGGGCCCTAcaggcgatgtttgagctaaGATTTtggtttttatggaaaattagcattttcttatgaagttaattccaataaattttattgactgaaacgaattatttgtgactagattcgaggcattcggatgCCGAtttacgaggcaaaggcataacagagtaaagaatttcacgctatGAGGTAAGTATTAGTTTAAAATCTGGCCaggagggtatgaaaccccggattttggtatcatgtgattattatggaggtgacgcacatgctaggtgacgggcgtgtgcgcgtgcaccgaagggattgtgacttggtccgtcccgggaaactgtaaagttgaataatttattgttagttatatgctctatatgtgttgataaaatttgattgtaaatcatgttacaaatcatgcttaggctatatgatagTACTGTTAGGACACACAGAGGTTGTGTGGTTATTGAATTGcatgctaaatgctatatgtacttagTCTCAGTTTTTtcttgcacattttatcttagtctctgttattattgatacatcatatcattgttgtttgggctaatttcatgattattgagagcccaagagactggagagatttatgattgagtgaaGTCGAGTACCTGATTGTGaaatattgataccatagcacatgagttggtcgtgcagatctttatattatactatagcacgtgagttggccgttcagatccttatattatactatagcacgtgagttggccgcgcaacacgtgagttggccgtatggatccagatatttatattatggcacgtgagttgtccatgcagattatagcgcttgggctgtaggagaccctccggagtttgtacacccccaatgagcgcggatacctattgagagtgagtgatgagggttgggagctcagggagtgatgagggttgAGAGCCCACTGAGTGATtattgtcctaagaggttgtacttgattttcatttgttgttgcacttagttgctatctgtcattgttgtgaaatctataaaagattgttgatatacggattacattaacaggaactgtataaaaattaatttgacattaaactactagatttgatagcatgtctattctttgctggaattactgaaaatgaaccacaattgtgtagctcgttactttcttcagctccttatttattattgttacttgctgagttggttgtactctaaactataccctgcacttcgtgtgtagatccaggtattttcggatatagcgggtgttgatcctttcgcgcagttgattttcaggacattttgaggtagctgtcgtgttccgcagaccttgtctctccttctctatttctttgttcactgtatttggtctcagactattatagactatattttccagacttgtattcatattagatgctcatgtacttaatTACACttgattttggggagtgtttgtattgtatttaaatattatattttaacccttaaagagaagtttcggtttattgagattatcagcttgcctagtatcgagataggcgccatcacgacatgttgggattttgggtcgtgacaagttggtatcagagcttagatTACATAaatctcatgagtcatgagcaggtttagtaatgtcttgtggatcggtacggagatgtctgtacttatattccaGAGGTTGTAGAACCaataggaaaatttcactttcttgtattatgtcgtgcgaatttgttgattctggaaactaaatttttgttattctattctctcatatatggtgaggacacgtactaccggatcggatggtcagccattagttagggccgcgagagaccagggtcgtggtagaggccagGTCGGggatagaggtcgaggtgtagctcgtatcaCAGTTGGaatagcacctgtagtaccatcAATTGTTCCAGCTCAGAAGCAGATttcagatatagttgagccgacatgatcagctcaggcaccagctgttcCCATTGAGATTGCATGCATTCAGGAAACTTTGGCCCACATATTGgcagtttgcactggtcttgctcagatGGTTTcgactcaggccgcacctgccacttctcaggctgggggaggtactcatacccccgttgcccgtactccagaccaggtagtacagggacttcatatTCCGGGGGCACTACTAGCCTAGTCGGTTGTAGTTGCCTAGGCTCCGGTaattcctgttatggcagatgatgagcagaagagacttgagagatttgagaggcttcgacctccaccatttagcggtactgagtcagaagatgctcaggattttttggataggtgtcaacggatgcttcggacaacgggtattctggagaccagtggggtctcattcactacttttcaattttctaggtctgcactcagatggtgggagacttacgagaaaCGTAgtcctgttggcgcaacaccccttacttggcatcaaTTCTCCATGGtcttttggagaagttcgtacctcagtcccgcagagaagagctgcgcagatagtttgagcagcttcgccaaggTGATATAACTGTGACACGGTAccagatgagattttctgagttggctcatcatgcaGTCTGGTTGGTCCCCcgctgatagggagaggattatgaggttcattaatggccttgCATATCAGCTGCAGTTACTTATGACTATGGAGATAATAtccggtgctacttttg
This sequence is a window from Nicotiana tomentosiformis chromosome 5, ASM39032v3, whole genome shotgun sequence. Protein-coding genes within it:
- the LOC104086191 gene encoding small ribosomal subunit protein uS13z/uS13y/uS13x-like, whose amino-acid sequence is MYRIKAIFFLPYLGFSLELGISFKLKQPHCAQSSETLAMSLVANEEFQHILRVQNTNVDGKQKIMFAMTSIKGIGRRFANIACKKADIDMNKRAGELSSAELDSLMVVVANPRQFKIPDWFLNRQKDYKDGKFSQVTSNALDMKLRDDLERLKKIRNHRGLRHYWGLRVRGQHTKTTGRRGKTVGVSKKR